One Phragmites australis chromosome 23, lpPhrAust1.1, whole genome shotgun sequence DNA window includes the following coding sequences:
- the LOC133905897 gene encoding la-related protein 6B-like isoform X2 produces the protein MPQIDGADGIAAGWFATEAAAERPGELRRSGSASRLNAQAPEFVPRGSPRGSPPVAAAATSAVPPLPQVIRVFAAPPPPPRAAFFAVPPPPPFEYYAPVGGRGGFAAEEQEPEPEPEHPPAAKAEPMVDGLADEVVHKITKQVEYYFSDINLATTEHLMRFITKDPEGYVPISVIAGFKKIKALVHNNLILAAALRTSSKLVVSDDGKRVKRQEAFTESDLQELQSRIIVAENLPSDPCYQNLKKIFSAVGSVISIRTCYPQTPNGTGPVTNRSSKLDMLFANKILELNDEKNWRNGLRVRLLNTCTTKVAGKSKKGVHETDGNGEEDVSTLNQSNEKQFEESSQLLDVLPEHLFDEKFNDKEVPTRSKGRGRGGRGRSNHQYNNYQHNNNQHNQNHQHYNHHGTNRSGGNHHVGTPPHNLIIKPEQHQQLPIGANKQPPGPRMPDGTRGFAMGRGKPQAMLPGLCAVGEP, from the exons ATGCCGCAGATAGACGGAGCCGATGGGATCGCCGCCGGGTGGTTCGCGACGGAGGCTGCGGCGGAGCGGCCCGGGgagctgcggaggagcggctcCGCCAGCCGCCTGAACGCGCAGGCGCCGGAGTTCGTGCCGCGGGGGTCGCCGCGGGGGTCGCCGccggtggcagcggcggcgacgtCGGCGGTGCCGCCACTGCCGCAGGTGATCCGCGTGTTCGCCGcacctcccccgccgccgcgtgCGGCCTTTTTCGCGgtgcccccgcccccgccgttCGAGTACTACGCGCCGGTAGGGGGACGCGGTGGCTTTGCTGCCGAGGAGCaagagccggagccggagccggagcacCCGCCGGCGGCGAAGGCGGAGCCAATGGTGGACGGGCTCGCCGACGAGGTTGTGCACAAGATCACAAAGCAG GTGGAATACTATTTCAGTGATATAAATCTGGCTACCACAGAACATTTGATGAGATTCATTACCAAGGATCCTGAGGGATATG TGCCAATATCAGTTATTGCTGGTTTCAAGAAAATAAAAGCTTTGGTGCATAATAACTTGATTCTTGCTGCGGCTCTCCGAACCTCATCAAAACTT GTTGTAAGCGATGATGGGAAAAGAGTCAAACGTCAGGAGGCATTTACTGAATCTGATTTGCAGGAGCTCCAG TCCCGAATTATTGTTGCAGAGAATCTTCCTAGTGATCCTTGCTACCAGAACCTTAAGAAGATATTCTCAGCTGTGGGCAG TGTGATTTCAATCCGTACTTGCTATCCTCAGACTCCAAATGGCACTGGTCCTGTTACTAATAGATCTTCCAAGCTAGATATGCTTTTTGCTAACAAG ATTTTGGAGCTTAATGATGAGAAAAACTGGAGAAATGGGCTTAGAGTCCGGTTACTGAATACTTGCACG ACAAAGGTGGCTGGCAAAAGCAAAAAAGGAGTGCATGAAACTGATGGAAATGGCGAGGAGGATGTCTCCACTTTGAACCAATCAAATGAGAAACAGTTTGAAGAATCCTCTCAACTGTTAGATGTATTGCCAGAACACTTG TTTGACGAGAAGTTCAATGACAAGGAAGTCCCAACACGCAGCAAAGGACGTGGACGTGGTGGCAGAGGGCGTAGCAATCACCAGTATAACAACTATCAGCACAACAATAACCAGCACAACCAAAACCATCAGCATTATAATCACCATGGTACCAACCGCAGTGGTGGTAACCATCATGTCGGAACTCCACCACATAACCTGATAATCAAGCCTGAACAGCATCAGCAGCTGCCAATTGGGGCCAACAAACAGCCTCCAGGCCCTCGCATGCCCGACGGCACGCGAGGTTTCGCCATGGGCCGAGGGAAGCCGCAAGCGATGCTACCAGGTTTGTGTGCTGTCGGCGAGCCTTGA
- the LOC133905897 gene encoding la-related protein 6B-like isoform X1, producing MPQIDGADGIAAGWFATEAAAERPGELRRSGSASRLNAQAPEFVPRGSPRGSPPVAAAATSAVPPLPQVIRVFAAPPPPPRAAFFAVPPPPPFEYYAPVGGRGGFAAEEQEPEPEPEHPPAAKAEPMVDGLADEVVHKITKQVEYYFSDINLATTEHLMRFITKDPEGYVPISVIAGFKKIKALVHNNLILAAALRTSSKLVVSDDGKRVKRQEAFTESDLQELQSRIIVAENLPSDPCYQNLKKIFSAVGSVISIRTCYPQTPNGTGPVTNRSSKLDMLFANKLHAFVEYETPEEAEKAILELNDEKNWRNGLRVRLLNTCTTKVAGKSKKGVHETDGNGEEDVSTLNQSNEKQFEESSQLLDVLPEHLFDEKFNDKEVPTRSKGRGRGGRGRSNHQYNNYQHNNNQHNQNHQHYNHHGTNRSGGNHHVGTPPHNLIIKPEQHQQLPIGANKQPPGPRMPDGTRGFAMGRGKPQAMLPGLCAVGEP from the exons ATGCCGCAGATAGACGGAGCCGATGGGATCGCCGCCGGGTGGTTCGCGACGGAGGCTGCGGCGGAGCGGCCCGGGgagctgcggaggagcggctcCGCCAGCCGCCTGAACGCGCAGGCGCCGGAGTTCGTGCCGCGGGGGTCGCCGCGGGGGTCGCCGccggtggcagcggcggcgacgtCGGCGGTGCCGCCACTGCCGCAGGTGATCCGCGTGTTCGCCGcacctcccccgccgccgcgtgCGGCCTTTTTCGCGgtgcccccgcccccgccgttCGAGTACTACGCGCCGGTAGGGGGACGCGGTGGCTTTGCTGCCGAGGAGCaagagccggagccggagccggagcacCCGCCGGCGGCGAAGGCGGAGCCAATGGTGGACGGGCTCGCCGACGAGGTTGTGCACAAGATCACAAAGCAG GTGGAATACTATTTCAGTGATATAAATCTGGCTACCACAGAACATTTGATGAGATTCATTACCAAGGATCCTGAGGGATATG TGCCAATATCAGTTATTGCTGGTTTCAAGAAAATAAAAGCTTTGGTGCATAATAACTTGATTCTTGCTGCGGCTCTCCGAACCTCATCAAAACTT GTTGTAAGCGATGATGGGAAAAGAGTCAAACGTCAGGAGGCATTTACTGAATCTGATTTGCAGGAGCTCCAG TCCCGAATTATTGTTGCAGAGAATCTTCCTAGTGATCCTTGCTACCAGAACCTTAAGAAGATATTCTCAGCTGTGGGCAG TGTGATTTCAATCCGTACTTGCTATCCTCAGACTCCAAATGGCACTGGTCCTGTTACTAATAGATCTTCCAAGCTAGATATGCTTTTTGCTAACAAG CTGCATGCTTTCGTGGAGTACGAGACTCCTGAGGAAGCTGAGAAGGCA ATTTTGGAGCTTAATGATGAGAAAAACTGGAGAAATGGGCTTAGAGTCCGGTTACTGAATACTTGCACG ACAAAGGTGGCTGGCAAAAGCAAAAAAGGAGTGCATGAAACTGATGGAAATGGCGAGGAGGATGTCTCCACTTTGAACCAATCAAATGAGAAACAGTTTGAAGAATCCTCTCAACTGTTAGATGTATTGCCAGAACACTTG TTTGACGAGAAGTTCAATGACAAGGAAGTCCCAACACGCAGCAAAGGACGTGGACGTGGTGGCAGAGGGCGTAGCAATCACCAGTATAACAACTATCAGCACAACAATAACCAGCACAACCAAAACCATCAGCATTATAATCACCATGGTACCAACCGCAGTGGTGGTAACCATCATGTCGGAACTCCACCACATAACCTGATAATCAAGCCTGAACAGCATCAGCAGCTGCCAATTGGGGCCAACAAACAGCCTCCAGGCCCTCGCATGCCCGACGGCACGCGAGGTTTCGCCATGGGCCGAGGGAAGCCGCAAGCGATGCTACCAGGTTTGTGTGCTGTCGGCGAGCCTTGA